The following proteins come from a genomic window of Pyxidicoccus sp. MSG2:
- a CDS encoding SRPBCC family protein — MPRLAAPSVTLLSLACGVLLGACATPVGYASGTSVAERDSLHRSTVAPTVESEAPFIAHTVEADIAVPPSRLLPWLVNVPLERILLGTEKLAGIERTDALSPSWGSPGARRRVVLRDGNTSLEELLVVEDERRFQYVVWNFTNEARRAVQYAVGEFRFTPTATGTHLSWTYRFRGNGWPTEGFLEDFVAEDFAGYMQVGIRHIQAEAERDLTAPPN; from the coding sequence ATGCCACGCCTTGCCGCCCCCTCCGTCACCCTGCTTTCCCTCGCCTGCGGTGTGCTCCTGGGCGCGTGCGCGACGCCCGTCGGCTATGCGTCCGGGACGTCTGTCGCGGAGCGAGACTCGCTGCACCGCTCGACGGTGGCGCCCACCGTGGAGTCGGAGGCGCCTTTCATCGCGCACACGGTCGAAGCCGATATCGCCGTGCCTCCCAGCCGCCTGTTGCCCTGGCTGGTGAACGTTCCGCTGGAGCGCATCCTGCTGGGGACCGAGAAGCTTGCGGGCATCGAGCGGACCGATGCCCTCTCTCCCTCCTGGGGCAGCCCGGGGGCGCGCCGGCGCGTGGTGCTGCGCGACGGGAACACCTCCCTCGAGGAGCTGCTCGTCGTCGAGGATGAGCGACGGTTCCAGTACGTCGTCTGGAACTTCACCAACGAGGCGCGGCGCGCCGTCCAGTACGCGGTGGGCGAGTTCCGCTTCACGCCGACCGCGACGGGGACACACCTGAGCTGGACCTACCGCTTCCGGGGCAATGGGTGGCCCACCGAGGGCTTCCTCGAGGACTTCGTCGCGGAGGACTTCGCTGGCTACATGCAGGTCGGCATCCGGCACATCCAGGCCGAGGCCGAGCGCGACCTGACGGCACCGCCGAACTGA
- a CDS encoding CARDB domain-containing protein, which produces MRRNIGRTVAGALALASVAVGCNSGDSSTDALKEAKQGLGGPDFVVTALSGPTSTTPGSFFNATVTVCNRGDTGGGTEVALVLSDDSNLSIATDFWGGNEYLGYLPPGACDTRTVSVSPAPSEGAWYLGALADPYDIEFESDESNNSRLSGPMGVGYGPDFLVTAVEGPTSVQSGQSLAARVTVCNQGTTPGSSQVELYLSADEFIQPSGGPGPQEDMLVGGAPSDMLFPGQCATVPVQGQAYLPPPGTEGAYHLGAVVDPQHVQDELIEDNNTSSGYRIGVGLAPDFVITSVTGPTSVQDGQPITAQVTVCNQGTTSGDSQVELYLSEDGYIQPNTGPGPMEDSFVGSIPTGWLFQGRCATVSIQGQAWLPPQGLQGAYHLGAVVDPSNNLQELIEDNNSSSGYRIGVGSAPDFVITSVTGPTSVQNAQSLTAQVTVCNQGTSPGDAQVELYLSADATIRTNTGPGPMEDSFVGSIPTGWLFQGRCVTVSIQGWANLPPPGTEGAYHLGAVVDPSNNLQELIEDNNSSSGYRIGVGSWPDFVITSVTGPTSVQDGQPLTAQVTVCNQGTQSGEALVELYLSTDATIRPNTGPGPMEDSFVGGIPSGWLYQGQCATVPVQGWAYLPPPGLQGAYHLGAVVDPSNNRLELIEDNNSSSGYRIGVGSWPDFVITSVTGPTSVQDGQPLTAQVTVCNQGTQSGEALVELYLSTDATIRPNTGPGPMEDSFVGGIPSGWLYQGQCATVPIQGSAYLPPPAFQGAYHLGAVVDPSNNRQELIEDNNASSGYRIGVGSAPDFVITSVTGPTSVQDGQSLTAQVTVCNQGTQSGDALVELYLSTDATIRPNTGPGPMEDSFVGGIPSGWLYQGQCATVPVQGWAYLPPPGLQGAYHLGAVVDPTNNRQELIEDNNASSGYRIGVGSAPDFVITSVTGPTSVQDGQPLTAQVTVCNHGTQPDSSFVEIYLSADATIRTNTGPGPMEDSYVGGASTDMLFPGRCATVPVQGWAYLPPPGLQGAYHLGAVADPSNNRQELIEDNNSSSGYRIGVGNAPDFVVTSVKGPTSAQDGQFLTAQVTVCNQGTSSGDAQVELYLSTDATIRPNTGPGPIEDAFVGSIPTGWLMQGQCATVQVTGPAYPPPPGLQGAYHLGAVVDPSNNRQELIEDNNSSSGYRIGVGNAPDFVITSVTGPTSVQDAQSLTAQVTVCNHGTQSGDAMVELYLSADSVIRTNTGPGPMEDSFVGSIPSGWLMQGQCATVSIQGSAYLPPPGLQGAYHLGAVVDPYNNHQELIEDNNASSGYRIGVGNAPDFVITSVTGPTSVQDGQPLTAQVTVCNHGTQPDSSFVELYLSANATIRPNTGPGPMEDSFVGGSPTDMLFPGRCATVPVQGWAYLPPPGLQGAYHLGAVVDPSNNRQELIEDNNTSSGYRIGVGNAPDFVITSITGPTSVQDGQSLTAQVTVCNQGTQSGDSQVELYLSTDATIRTNTGPGPMEDSFVGNMPTGWLYPGQCATVPIQGSAYLPPPGLQGAYHLGAVVDPTNNRVELIEDNNASSGYRIGVGNAPDFVVTSVKGPTSVQDGQSLTAQVTVCNQGTTSGDSQVELYLSADATIRTNTGPGPMEDAFVGNVPTGWLMQGQCATVQVTGPAWLPPPGLQGAYHLGAVVDPSNNRLELIEDNNASSGYRIGVGNRPDFVITSVTGPYSVKPNTSFSASVVFCNRGQQSGTVDVDLYLSADSVIRPPEAPLPPEDFFLGTVPGVTLTAGQCVSRSVSAISPGVMDGAYSLGAVADPRNNSLELIEDNNLLTGNRIGVGNLPDFVVTAVTGPYSVRQGNTFSTSVTVCNRGQQSGTADVDLYLSSDNTIRPPVPYLPIEDTYLGTVTGISLNVGACASRTLTVTAPGGPDGAWFLGAVVDPAGSRAELIEDNNTLAASRIGVGNKPDLVITSVTSASSVRQGAAFTVSFTVCNRGQAAAVTDVDLFFSSDNVIRPPVAPLPPEDFLLGTVTGVSLNAGQCVTRSRSVNAYAPTTGSWYVGAAADTYGAVSEFLEDNNSLAGTLVSVTP; this is translated from the coding sequence ATGAGACGAAACATCGGACGAACGGTGGCCGGCGCACTCGCGCTGGCCTCCGTGGCTGTGGGGTGTAACTCGGGAGATTCCTCCACGGACGCTCTGAAGGAAGCGAAGCAGGGGCTGGGAGGACCTGACTTCGTGGTGACGGCGCTGAGCGGCCCCACCAGCACGACGCCGGGCAGCTTCTTCAACGCGACGGTGACGGTCTGCAACCGGGGCGACACGGGAGGCGGAACGGAGGTGGCGCTGGTGCTGTCGGATGACAGCAACCTGTCCATCGCCACGGACTTCTGGGGCGGGAACGAGTACCTGGGCTACCTGCCTCCCGGAGCGTGCGACACGCGCACCGTCTCGGTGAGCCCCGCGCCGTCGGAAGGCGCGTGGTACCTGGGGGCGCTCGCCGACCCCTACGACATCGAGTTCGAGTCCGACGAGAGCAACAACTCGCGGCTCAGCGGGCCCATGGGCGTGGGCTACGGGCCGGACTTCCTCGTCACCGCCGTGGAGGGCCCCACCAGCGTGCAGTCCGGCCAGAGCCTCGCGGCGCGGGTGACGGTCTGCAACCAGGGCACCACCCCGGGTTCCTCCCAGGTGGAGCTGTACCTGTCCGCCGATGAATTCATCCAGCCCTCCGGCGGACCGGGGCCGCAGGAGGACATGCTCGTGGGCGGAGCCCCCTCCGACATGCTCTTCCCGGGCCAGTGCGCCACCGTCCCCGTCCAGGGCCAGGCCTACCTGCCTCCCCCGGGCACCGAGGGCGCCTACCACCTGGGCGCGGTGGTGGACCCGCAGCACGTGCAGGACGAGCTCATCGAGGACAACAACACCTCGTCCGGCTACCGCATCGGCGTGGGCCTCGCTCCCGACTTCGTCATCACCTCCGTCACCGGCCCCACCAGCGTCCAGGACGGCCAGCCGATCACCGCGCAGGTGACGGTCTGCAACCAGGGCACCACCTCCGGTGACTCCCAGGTGGAGCTCTACCTGTCCGAGGATGGCTACATCCAGCCCAACACCGGGCCGGGGCCGATGGAGGACTCCTTCGTCGGCAGCATCCCCACCGGCTGGCTCTTCCAGGGCCGGTGCGCCACCGTCTCCATCCAGGGCCAGGCCTGGCTGCCTCCCCAGGGCCTCCAGGGTGCCTACCACCTGGGTGCCGTGGTGGACCCGTCCAACAACCTCCAGGAGCTCATCGAGGACAACAACTCCTCCTCCGGCTACCGCATCGGCGTGGGTAGCGCCCCCGACTTCGTCATCACCTCCGTCACCGGCCCCACCAGCGTCCAGAACGCCCAGTCCCTCACCGCGCAGGTGACGGTCTGCAACCAGGGCACCTCCCCCGGTGACGCCCAGGTGGAGCTCTACCTGTCCGCCGACGCCACCATCCGGACCAACACCGGGCCGGGGCCGATGGAGGACTCCTTCGTCGGCAGCATCCCCACGGGCTGGCTCTTCCAGGGCCGGTGCGTCACCGTCTCCATCCAGGGCTGGGCCAACCTGCCTCCCCCGGGCACCGAGGGCGCCTATCACCTGGGCGCCGTGGTGGACCCGTCCAACAACCTCCAGGAGCTCATCGAGGACAACAACTCCTCCTCCGGCTACCGCATCGGCGTGGGCAGCTGGCCCGACTTCGTCATCACCTCCGTCACCGGCCCCACCAGCGTCCAGGACGGCCAGCCCCTCACCGCGCAGGTGACGGTCTGCAACCAGGGCACCCAGTCCGGTGAGGCCCTGGTGGAGCTCTACCTGTCCACCGACGCCACCATCCGGCCCAACACCGGGCCGGGGCCGATGGAGGACTCCTTCGTCGGCGGCATCCCCTCGGGCTGGCTCTACCAGGGCCAATGCGCCACCGTCCCCGTCCAGGGCTGGGCCTACCTGCCTCCCCCAGGCCTCCAGGGTGCCTACCACCTGGGCGCCGTGGTGGACCCGTCCAACAACCGCCTGGAGCTCATCGAGGACAACAACTCCTCCTCCGGCTACCGCATCGGCGTGGGCAGCTGGCCCGACTTCGTCATCACCTCCGTCACCGGCCCCACCAGCGTCCAGGACGGCCAGCCCCTCACCGCGCAGGTGACGGTCTGCAACCAGGGCACCCAGTCCGGTGAGGCCCTGGTGGAGCTCTACCTGTCCACCGACGCCACCATCCGGCCCAACACCGGGCCGGGGCCGATGGAGGACTCCTTCGTCGGCGGCATCCCCTCGGGCTGGCTCTACCAGGGCCAATGCGCCACCGTCCCCATCCAGGGCTCAGCCTACCTGCCTCCCCCGGCCTTCCAGGGTGCCTACCACCTGGGCGCCGTGGTGGACCCGTCCAACAACCGCCAGGAGCTCATCGAGGACAACAACGCCTCGTCCGGCTACCGCATCGGCGTGGGCAGCGCTCCCGACTTCGTCATCACCTCCGTCACCGGTCCCACCAGCGTCCAGGACGGCCAGTCCCTCACCGCGCAGGTGACGGTCTGCAACCAGGGCACCCAGTCCGGTGACGCCCTGGTGGAGCTCTACCTGTCCACCGACGCCACCATCCGGCCCAACACCGGGCCGGGGCCGATGGAGGACTCCTTCGTCGGCGGCATCCCCTCGGGCTGGCTCTACCAGGGCCAATGCGCCACCGTCCCCGTCCAGGGCTGGGCCTACCTGCCTCCCCCAGGCCTCCAGGGTGCCTACCACCTGGGCGCCGTGGTGGACCCCACCAACAACCGCCAGGAACTCATCGAGGACAACAACGCCTCGTCCGGCTACCGCATCGGCGTGGGCAGTGCTCCCGACTTCGTCATCACCTCCGTCACCGGCCCCACCAGCGTCCAGGACGGTCAGCCCCTCACCGCGCAGGTGACGGTCTGCAACCACGGCACCCAACCGGATAGCTCCTTCGTGGAGATCTACCTGTCCGCTGACGCCACCATCCGGACCAACACCGGGCCGGGGCCGATGGAGGACTCCTACGTAGGTGGCGCCTCCACTGACATGCTGTTCCCGGGCCGGTGCGCTACCGTCCCCGTCCAGGGCTGGGCCTACCTGCCGCCCCCGGGCCTCCAGGGTGCCTACCACCTGGGCGCCGTGGCGGACCCGTCCAACAACCGCCAGGAGCTCATCGAGGACAACAACTCCTCCTCCGGCTACCGCATCGGCGTGGGCAACGCTCCCGACTTCGTCGTCACCAGCGTAAAGGGCCCCACCAGCGCCCAGGACGGCCAGTTCCTCACCGCACAGGTGACGGTCTGCAACCAGGGCACCTCCTCCGGTGACGCCCAGGTGGAGCTCTACCTGTCCACCGACGCCACCATCCGGCCCAACACCGGGCCGGGGCCGATAGAGGACGCCTTCGTCGGCAGCATCCCCACGGGCTGGCTCATGCAGGGCCAGTGCGCCACCGTGCAGGTGACGGGCCCGGCCTACCCGCCTCCTCCGGGCCTCCAGGGCGCCTACCACCTGGGCGCCGTGGTGGACCCGTCCAACAACCGCCAGGAGCTCATCGAGGACAACAACTCCTCCTCCGGCTACCGCATCGGCGTGGGCAACGCTCCCGACTTCGTCATCACCTCCGTCACCGGGCCCACCAGCGTCCAGGACGCCCAGTCCCTCACCGCGCAGGTGACGGTCTGCAACCACGGCACCCAGTCCGGTGACGCCATGGTGGAGCTCTACCTGTCCGCCGACAGCGTCATCCGGACCAACACCGGGCCGGGGCCGATGGAGGACTCCTTCGTCGGCAGCATCCCCTCGGGCTGGCTCATGCAGGGCCAGTGCGCCACCGTCTCCATCCAGGGCTCGGCATACCTGCCGCCTCCGGGACTCCAGGGTGCCTACCACCTGGGTGCCGTGGTGGACCCGTACAACAACCACCAGGAGCTCATCGAGGACAACAACGCCTCGTCCGGCTACCGCATCGGCGTGGGTAACGCTCCCGACTTCGTCATCACCTCCGTCACCGGCCCCACCAGCGTCCAGGACGGCCAGCCCCTCACCGCTCAGGTGACGGTCTGCAACCACGGCACCCAGCCGGATAGCTCCTTCGTGGAGCTCTACCTGTCCGCCAACGCCACCATCCGGCCCAACACCGGGCCGGGGCCAATGGAGGACTCCTTCGTAGGTGGCTCCCCCACGGACATGCTCTTCCCGGGCCGGTGCGCCACCGTCCCCGTCCAGGGCTGGGCCTACCTGCCGCCTCCGGGCCTCCAGGGTGCCTACCACCTGGGCGCCGTGGTGGACCCGTCCAACAACCGCCAGGAGCTCATCGAGGACAACAACACCTCGTCCGGCTACCGCATCGGCGTGGGCAACGCGCCCGACTTCGTCATCACCTCCATCACCGGGCCCACCAGCGTCCAGGACGGCCAGTCCCTCACCGCACAGGTGACGGTCTGCAACCAGGGCACCCAGTCCGGTGACTCCCAGGTGGAGCTCTACCTGTCCACCGACGCCACCATCCGGACCAACACCGGGCCGGGGCCGATGGAGGACTCCTTCGTGGGCAACATGCCCACGGGCTGGCTCTACCCGGGCCAGTGCGCCACCGTCCCCATCCAGGGCTCGGCCTACCTGCCGCCTCCGGGCCTCCAGGGTGCCTACCACCTGGGCGCCGTGGTGGACCCGACCAACAACCGCGTGGAGCTCATCGAGGACAACAACGCCTCCTCCGGCTACCGCATCGGCGTGGGCAACGCTCCCGACTTCGTCGTCACCAGCGTAAAGGGCCCCACCAGCGTCCAGGACGGCCAGTCCCTCACCGCACAGGTGACGGTCTGCAACCAGGGCACCACCTCCGGTGACTCCCAGGTGGAGCTCTACCTGTCCGCTGACGCCACCATCCGGACCAACACCGGGCCGGGACCGATGGAGGACGCCTTCGTGGGCAACGTCCCCACGGGCTGGCTCATGCAGGGTCAGTGCGCCACCGTGCAGGTGACGGGCCCGGCCTGGCTGCCGCCCCCGGGCCTCCAGGGTGCCTACCACCTGGGCGCCGTGGTGGACCCGTCCAACAACCGCCTGGAGCTCATCGAGGACAACAACGCTTCCTCCGGCTACCGCATCGGCGTGGGCAACCGGCCCGACTTCGTCATCACCTCCGTCACCGGCCCCTACAGCGTCAAGCCCAACACCTCCTTCAGCGCGAGCGTCGTCTTCTGCAACCGTGGCCAGCAGAGCGGCACCGTGGACGTGGACCTGTACCTGTCCGCGGACAGCGTCATCCGGCCGCCAGAGGCCCCGCTGCCGCCCGAGGACTTCTTTCTGGGCACGGTGCCGGGGGTGACGCTCACCGCCGGCCAGTGCGTCAGCAGGAGCGTGAGCGCCATATCGCCCGGGGTGATGGACGGTGCGTACTCCCTGGGGGCGGTGGCGGACCCCCGCAACAACTCCCTGGAGCTCATCGAGGACAACAACCTCCTCACGGGCAACCGCATTGGAGTGGGCAACCTGCCGGACTTCGTCGTCACGGCCGTCACCGGGCCGTACAGCGTCAGGCAGGGCAACACGTTCAGCACCAGCGTCACCGTGTGCAACCGGGGTCAGCAGAGCGGCACCGCGGACGTGGACCTGTATCTGTCCTCGGACAACACCATCCGCCCGCCGGTGCCCTACCTGCCGATCGAGGACACCTACCTGGGCACGGTGACGGGCATCTCGCTCAACGTGGGTGCCTGCGCGAGCAGGACGCTGACCGTGACGGCGCCGGGAGGGCCGGACGGAGCCTGGTTCCTGGGCGCGGTGGTGGACCCCGCCGGCAGCCGCGCGGAGCTCATCGAGGACAACAACACCCTGGCGGCCAGCCGCATCGGCGTGGGCAACAAGCCGGACCTGGTCATCACCTCGGTGACCTCGGCCTCCAGCGTGCGGCAGGGGGCGGCGTTCACCGTCAGCTTCACGGTGTGCAACCGGGGGCAGGCCGCGGCCGTCACGGACGTGGACCTCTTCTTCTCCTCGGACAACGTCATCCGCCCGCCGGTGGCGCCGCTGCCGCCCGAGGACTTCCTTCTGGGCACGGTGACGGGGGTGTCGCTCAACGCGGGCCAGTGCGTCACCCGCTCCCGCTCGGTGAACGCCTACGCGCCCACCACCGGCTCCTGGTACGTGGGCGCCGCGGCGGACACGTACGGCGCCGTCTCCGAGTTCCTCGAGGACAACAACTCCCTGGCGGGCACGCTCGTCTCCGTCACGCCCTGA
- a CDS encoding amidohydrolase, which yields MTNTLFRNCHALVPGERGEPTLARNQDIVVRGNRITAIRPTGQAPEPDLDIIEAHQQLAMPGLINTHSHVPMVLFRGLAEDVPIERWFNEFIWPLESNLSEEAVYWGMQLGLIEMIEGGVTTVADHYFFMDQAARAVQDVGTRAHLGWAVFGSRGHKALEESADFAQRWNGGADGRITTCMAPHAPYTCDDDFLRASVEHAKRLGLGIHIHAAEDMNQTRASLERRNMTPIQVLDETGVLSVPTIIAHGCGLMPEDIERLSRYRDHVGIAHAPKTYLKLAMGLTPIPALRRAGIPVGLATDGAVSNNTLDILESLRLMAMLQKHDARNPEVLPIPEALDIATRGSAAVLGMGDRLGQLAPGFLADIILVDTSGAHWQPPHNLAAGLVYSARASDVRTVMVDGRVIMRDRRLLTLDKARVLAEVARHMEHLARRVPEARIQVYKP from the coding sequence ATGACGAACACCCTCTTCCGCAACTGTCACGCGCTCGTGCCCGGTGAGCGCGGTGAGCCCACCCTCGCGCGCAACCAGGACATCGTCGTCCGGGGCAACCGCATCACCGCCATCCGCCCCACCGGCCAGGCCCCCGAGCCCGACCTCGACATCATCGAGGCCCACCAGCAGCTCGCCATGCCCGGCCTCATCAACACCCACTCCCACGTGCCCATGGTGCTCTTCCGCGGCCTCGCCGAGGACGTCCCCATCGAGCGCTGGTTCAACGAGTTCATCTGGCCCCTCGAGAGCAACCTCTCCGAGGAGGCCGTGTACTGGGGCATGCAGCTGGGCCTCATCGAGATGATCGAGGGCGGCGTCACCACCGTCGCCGACCACTACTTCTTCATGGATCAGGCGGCTCGGGCCGTCCAGGACGTCGGCACCCGCGCCCACCTGGGCTGGGCCGTGTTCGGCAGCAGGGGACACAAGGCGCTCGAGGAGAGCGCCGACTTCGCCCAGCGTTGGAACGGCGGCGCCGACGGTCGCATCACCACCTGCATGGCGCCGCACGCCCCGTACACCTGCGATGACGACTTCCTGCGTGCCTCCGTGGAGCACGCGAAACGGCTGGGCCTCGGCATCCACATCCACGCCGCCGAGGACATGAACCAGACCCGCGCCAGCCTGGAGCGGCGGAACATGACGCCCATCCAGGTTCTCGATGAGACGGGCGTGCTCAGCGTCCCCACCATCATCGCCCACGGCTGCGGCCTCATGCCCGAGGACATCGAGCGCCTGAGCCGCTACCGCGACCATGTGGGCATCGCGCACGCGCCGAAGACCTACCTCAAGCTGGCCATGGGCCTGACTCCCATCCCCGCGCTGCGCAGGGCCGGCATCCCCGTGGGCCTCGCCACCGACGGAGCCGTCAGCAACAACACGCTCGACATCCTCGAGAGCCTCCGCCTCATGGCCATGCTGCAGAAGCACGACGCGCGCAACCCCGAGGTGCTCCCCATTCCCGAGGCCCTCGACATCGCCACGCGCGGCAGCGCGGCCGTGCTTGGAATGGGCGACCGGCTCGGCCAGCTCGCCCCCGGCTTCCTGGCCGACATCATCCTCGTGGATACGAGCGGCGCGCACTGGCAGCCGCCCCACAACCTCGCCGCCGGGTTGGTCTACAGCGCTCGCGCCAGCGATGTGCGGACGGTGATGGTCGACGGCCGCGTCATCATGCGGGACCGCCGCCTCCTCACCCTCGACAAGGCCCGCGTCCTCGCCGAGGTGGCCCGCCACATGGAGCACCTGGCGCGTCGTGTCCCCGAGGCTCGCATCCAGGTCTACAAGCCGTAG
- a CDS encoding TetR/AcrR family transcriptional regulator, with the protein MASTPKTRPTAAKTAKSARKPTKPRGYHHLDLRRALLDAAIEFLREGDVTGLTIQVLARAAGVSPGAPYHHFPDKQSLLAALATEGYELLGERVARAVAREPTVPGKLAEVATAYLSFAKEHASHYRIMFLPEIEDRVRFASVHEASDRSLGVLFEVVAAGNPGMPLDAVVARAIAALSLCHGFASLRAARVLGNIPGIPKVELLEKVAIAEVVTVALGGGR; encoded by the coding sequence GTGGCGAGCACACCCAAGACACGTCCGACCGCGGCCAAGACGGCCAAATCAGCCAGGAAGCCCACGAAGCCTCGCGGCTATCACCACCTCGACCTGCGCCGCGCCCTGCTGGACGCGGCCATCGAGTTCCTGCGGGAAGGCGACGTCACCGGGCTGACCATCCAGGTCCTCGCACGGGCCGCGGGCGTGTCTCCCGGAGCGCCCTACCACCACTTCCCGGACAAGCAGTCCCTCCTGGCGGCGCTGGCCACCGAGGGCTACGAGCTGCTCGGGGAGCGCGTCGCGCGGGCCGTGGCGCGTGAGCCCACCGTGCCGGGCAAGCTCGCGGAGGTCGCCACCGCGTACCTCTCCTTCGCGAAGGAACACGCTTCGCACTACCGCATCATGTTCCTGCCCGAAATCGAGGACCGCGTTCGCTTCGCGTCCGTCCACGAGGCCTCTGACCGCTCCCTGGGGGTCCTGTTCGAGGTGGTGGCGGCGGGCAACCCCGGGATGCCGCTCGACGCCGTCGTCGCCCGGGCCATCGCTGCCTTGTCCCTGTGCCATGGGTTCGCATCGCTGCGGGCGGCGAGGGTGCTGGGAAACATCCCCGGGATTCCGAAGGTCGAGCTGCTCGAGAAGGTCGCCATCGCCGAGGTGGTGACCGTCGCGCTGGGAGGCGGCAGATAG
- a CDS encoding HPP family protein — MKQAASWASMPPEELLRRMLAPLTEVMSHPVVCVGPDDPAEVALRLLVEHGISGLPVVDAQRRPIGMLSRADLLEERLEALTEGEFGPRPRVCDLMTQQAMSLPETALVREAAALMSSYGVHRVPVRSPAGELVGIVSTLDVLRWLAAPEGLSTVR; from the coding sequence ATGAAGCAGGCGGCCTCATGGGCCAGCATGCCTCCGGAGGAGTTGCTGCGGCGCATGCTCGCGCCGCTCACCGAGGTGATGTCCCACCCGGTGGTGTGCGTGGGCCCGGACGACCCCGCGGAGGTCGCGCTGCGGCTGCTCGTGGAGCACGGCATCAGTGGCCTGCCCGTGGTGGACGCGCAGCGCCGGCCCATCGGCATGCTTTCTCGCGCGGACCTGCTCGAGGAGCGCCTGGAGGCCCTCACCGAGGGTGAGTTCGGCCCGCGCCCTCGCGTGTGCGACCTGATGACCCAGCAGGCCATGTCCCTGCCGGAGACCGCCCTGGTGCGCGAGGCCGCCGCGCTGATGTCCTCCTATGGCGTGCACCGTGTGCCCGTGCGGTCCCCAGCGGGGGAGCTCGTGGGTATCGTGTCCACGCTGGACGTGCTGCGGTGGCTCGCCGCGCCCGAGGGGCTGAGCACCGTCAGGTAG
- a CDS encoding YdeI/OmpD-associated family protein has translation MARAERGAVDEAPVRAFRGAARFEAWLEENGGARAGVWLKLAKKGTGIASLTDDEAVDVGLCFGWISGQRKSLDERFYLQKYVPRRPRSRWSRVNVRKVEALLAAGRMRPAGLAEVEAAKADGRWAAAYESQRNATVPSDLAAALSANPRAARAFEALGKTRRYALILEVVTARTATGRANQLRRIVDSLESKGP, from the coding sequence ATGGCGCGCGCTGAGCGAGGGGCCGTCGACGAGGCCCCGGTGAGGGCGTTTCGCGGCGCGGCGCGGTTCGAGGCGTGGCTCGAGGAGAACGGCGGCGCTCGCGCTGGGGTCTGGCTGAAGCTCGCCAAGAAAGGGACGGGCATCGCCTCGCTGACGGACGACGAAGCAGTGGACGTGGGGCTCTGCTTCGGCTGGATATCCGGCCAGCGGAAGTCACTCGACGAGCGCTTCTATCTCCAGAAGTACGTGCCGCGCCGGCCGCGCAGCCGTTGGTCCCGCGTGAATGTGCGGAAGGTCGAGGCGTTGCTCGCCGCGGGCAGGATGCGACCGGCGGGGCTCGCCGAGGTCGAGGCCGCCAAGGCCGATGGGCGCTGGGCCGCGGCCTACGAGTCGCAGCGAAACGCCACGGTCCCCAGCGACCTGGCGGCCGCGTTGTCCGCGAATCCCCGGGCCGCGCGTGCCTTCGAGGCGCTCGGCAAGACGCGGCGATACGCGCTCATCCTGGAGGTCGTGACGGCGCGCACCGCGACAGGTCGTGCGAATCAGTTGCGCCGCATCGTCGACTCGCTCGAGTCCAAGGGGCCGTGA
- a CDS encoding DUF4833 domain-containing protein gives MFPESGISNLAAVALATVATLASAAGATVPAPSAFFLSRSENRNQVHYALRLDEACRPVGTRPVQVYWRMLERGESEVEDLLGAEQPVYGLEDPQPVDATADGWRVQVRLRAFPSRPIDITTARVDGECQVQAWTKLGNSVSRLEHVFVKTSWPFSVDFVRLDGVGPEGQPVHELIRE, from the coding sequence ATGTTTCCTGAATCCGGGATCAGCAACCTCGCCGCCGTCGCGCTGGCGACCGTCGCGACCCTGGCCTCCGCGGCCGGGGCGACCGTCCCAGCGCCGTCCGCCTTCTTCCTGTCCCGCAGCGAGAACCGGAACCAGGTCCACTACGCCCTGCGCCTGGACGAGGCCTGCCGCCCCGTGGGGACGCGTCCCGTGCAGGTGTACTGGCGGATGTTGGAGCGCGGGGAGTCGGAGGTAGAGGACCTGCTGGGGGCCGAGCAACCCGTATATGGGCTGGAGGACCCGCAGCCGGTCGACGCCACCGCTGATGGCTGGCGAGTGCAGGTGCGCCTGCGGGCCTTTCCCTCGCGCCCCATCGACATCACCACCGCGCGGGTCGACGGCGAATGCCAGGTCCAGGCCTGGACGAAGCTGGGCAACAGCGTCTCCCGGCTGGAGCACGTCTTCGTGAAGACGTCCTGGCCCTTCTCGGTCGACTTCGTGCGGCTGGATGGCGTGGGTCCGGAAGGACAGCCAGTCCATGAGCTGATCCGCGAGTGA